In Sphingobacterium zeae, one genomic interval encodes:
- a CDS encoding protein-disulfide reductase DsbD family protein — protein sequence MLKNTFILLLIALFSLSLTTATLASTQDSLASTEGLQFESSPDTSNAVEAVPEDLNFTASPDTMVSQDSSKAAPAKINASSGNPETGKKSLWSIFIAGLVGGFAALLMPCIFPMLPLTVSYFTKQAGSRTSGISKALLYGLFIIVIYVALGMIITISFGSDALNALSTNGIFNFLFFLLLVVFAASFFGAFEITLPSSFVNKMDAKSDKGGIVGLFFMAFSLSLVSFSCTGPIIGTLLVEAASKGERLAPAIGMLGFSIALAIPFGLFAMFPSMLKSLPKSGGWLNSVKVVLGFLELALALKFLSNVDLAYHWNWLDREIFLSLWIAIFGLMGLYLIGKIKFSHDSELKFLSVPRTILAVIVFAFVIYMVPGLWGAPLKSISAFLPPSATQDFDLSTGVGSSPTHSDGKVKKYAEIFHERGTPKGFDPYYDYEEALAASKEQNKPVLIDFTGWNCVNCRKMEANVWTDPAVAKLLKEEFIMAELFVDDKTKLPESEQFISKYSGKKIKTIGNKNSDFQASTFDSNSQPLYVIVDSSGTVLVPKTGANYNVTEYIAFLQSGIDAFKAKK from the coding sequence ATGTTAAAAAATACATTCATTTTACTTCTGATTGCTCTTTTCAGTCTTTCGTTAACAACAGCGACGCTTGCATCGACACAAGATAGTTTAGCAAGTACAGAGGGACTTCAATTTGAATCATCACCGGACACATCTAATGCAGTTGAAGCAGTACCGGAAGACCTTAATTTTACAGCCTCACCCGACACGATGGTTAGCCAGGATAGCAGTAAAGCCGCGCCAGCTAAAATAAACGCCTCCTCAGGCAATCCAGAAACGGGAAAGAAATCACTTTGGAGCATATTTATTGCCGGATTAGTAGGAGGTTTTGCAGCACTACTTATGCCCTGTATATTTCCAATGCTGCCCCTTACGGTGAGTTATTTTACGAAACAGGCAGGAAGTCGAACTAGCGGTATCAGCAAGGCATTACTTTATGGCCTCTTCATCATTGTCATCTATGTCGCTTTAGGAATGATTATAACCATTTCCTTCGGCTCCGACGCGTTAAATGCTTTATCGACAAATGGGATATTTAATTTCTTATTCTTCCTGTTATTGGTTGTTTTTGCCGCGTCTTTTTTTGGTGCCTTTGAAATCACTTTACCGAGCTCTTTCGTCAATAAGATGGATGCCAAATCCGATAAGGGCGGCATAGTAGGTCTCTTCTTTATGGCCTTTAGCCTTTCCCTGGTATCGTTCTCCTGTACCGGCCCCATTATTGGAACGCTATTGGTAGAGGCTGCCTCAAAAGGAGAGCGCCTAGCTCCCGCAATCGGTATGCTCGGTTTCTCCATAGCACTTGCTATTCCTTTTGGTTTATTTGCGATGTTCCCATCGATGCTAAAATCCCTCCCCAAATCGGGCGGATGGCTAAATTCGGTAAAGGTCGTACTCGGCTTCTTAGAACTCGCACTAGCCTTAAAGTTCCTTTCAAATGTAGATCTGGCTTACCATTGGAATTGGTTAGATAGAGAAATATTCTTATCGCTATGGATTGCTATCTTTGGCCTGATGGGATTATATCTTATTGGAAAAATTAAGTTTTCCCATGACAGTGAACTAAAATTTCTTTCTGTACCAAGAACCATCTTGGCCGTCATTGTATTCGCTTTCGTCATTTATATGGTACCCGGATTATGGGGTGCGCCATTGAAATCCATTTCGGCATTCCTTCCCCCTTCGGCAACTCAGGATTTTGACCTGTCTACTGGAGTAGGCAGTTCACCAACGCATAGTGATGGTAAGGTCAAAAAATACGCTGAAATATTTCATGAACGGGGCACGCCAAAAGGTTTTGATCCTTATTACGATTATGAGGAAGCTCTAGCAGCATCAAAAGAGCAAAATAAGCCGGTACTCATTGATTTCACAGGCTGGAATTGTGTTAATTGTCGAAAAATGGAAGCCAATGTATGGACTGATCCCGCAGTTGCCAAACTATTAAAGGAAGAGTTTATTATGGCTGAATTATTTGTCGATGACAAAACCAAATTACCAGAAAGTGAGCAGTTTATTTCAAAATACAGTGGGAAAAAGATAAAAACGATAGGAAATAAAAACAGTGATTTCCAAGCCTCGACTTTCGACAGCAATTCGCAACCACTATACGTGATCGTCGATTCATCCGGAACCGTATTGGTCCCGAAAACAGGTGCAAACTATAACGTTACAGAATATATTGCTTTCCTTCAAAGTGGAATTGACGCTTTTAAGGCAAAGAAATAG
- a CDS encoding protein-disulfide reductase DsbD N-terminal domain-containing protein: MKKLILLMTAVIFAVTGAFAQIHKPVKWTVASKKLNNKEAVVYVKATIQNGWHIYSQNIKDGGPIPTSFTFAKAADYTLVGKTAEPKPKVKHEDVFKMDVGYFTNEVIFQQKVTLNKGTATVKGTVEWQACDASQCLPPDEYAFAVTIK; the protein is encoded by the coding sequence ATGAAAAAATTAATACTGTTAATGACTGCAGTGATTTTTGCAGTTACAGGAGCATTCGCTCAAATTCACAAACCAGTAAAATGGACAGTGGCCAGCAAAAAGTTAAATAACAAAGAAGCTGTCGTATATGTAAAAGCTACCATCCAAAATGGATGGCACATTTATTCACAAAATATAAAGGATGGTGGACCAATCCCAACTTCTTTCACTTTTGCTAAAGCGGCTGATTATACCTTAGTTGGTAAAACTGCTGAGCCAAAACCAAAAGTGAAACATGAAGACGTATTTAAAATGGATGTAGGTTACTTTACAAATGAAGTGATATTTCAACAAAAAGTAACGTTAAACAAAGGTACTGCAACAGTTAAAGGTACAGTCGAGTGGCAAGCATGTGATGCTTCACAATGTCTTCCTCCAGATGAATATGCTTTTGCTGTGACAATCAAATAG
- a CDS encoding biotin--[acetyl-CoA-carboxylase] ligase — protein sequence MQNNNISGLIIGQNTIYLDKVASTNDYLRELLSKFKPLAEGTAILAEEQFQGKGQRGSLWISEPKKNLTTSILLRPYFLPIAQQFSLSATIAIATANWLKTKVEQPVAVKWPNDIYVNSKKIAGILIENTLKGHNINSAIIGIGININQTNFDTTSTITSLACLTDRTDYDIKDLARELYLMIQLEYLNLFHKGSHHQLNKYNELLFWKGEEKPFLIAGSEQKGIIQQVSAEGKLKILLDNRLQEFDIKEITHLIS from the coding sequence TTGCAAAATAACAATATTTCGGGACTTATCATCGGCCAAAATACAATATATCTTGACAAAGTCGCCTCTACAAACGATTATCTCAGGGAATTATTGTCAAAATTCAAGCCACTAGCGGAAGGGACTGCCATTTTAGCAGAAGAACAGTTTCAAGGTAAAGGCCAGCGAGGAAGCTTATGGATCAGTGAACCAAAGAAAAATCTCACGACATCTATCCTTTTAAGGCCCTATTTCTTACCAATAGCCCAACAATTCTCACTTTCGGCTACTATCGCCATTGCCACCGCCAACTGGTTGAAAACCAAAGTTGAGCAGCCTGTCGCCGTAAAATGGCCCAATGATATTTACGTCAATTCAAAGAAAATAGCCGGTATTTTAATAGAAAATACATTAAAAGGCCATAATATCAATAGCGCCATCATAGGAATCGGTATAAATATCAATCAAACTAATTTTGACACAACATCAACAATAACCTCTTTAGCATGCCTAACCGATCGAACCGATTACGACATAAAGGATTTAGCGCGTGAGCTGTATCTAATGATACAACTGGAATATTTGAATCTCTTTCACAAAGGATCCCACCATCAGCTAAACAAATACAACGAATTATTATTCTGGAAAGGCGAAGAAAAACCATTTTTAATCGCTGGAAGCGAGCAAAAGGGCATTATTCAGCAGGTATCTGCCGAAGGTAAACTAAAGATTTTATTAGATAACCGATTACAAGAATTTGATATCAAAGAGATTACGCATCTTATCTCTTAA
- the rsfS gene encoding ribosome silencing factor, whose translation MSKNKSTELSQRLSEIIVYGMQEKKANEIVRLDLRDLHSSVSDYFVICHADSNIQVNAIAKSVEDEVYKTFGQEPQYKEGQSNGEWLILDFVDVVVHIFKTEKRAHYGIEELWGDAEIQHFQSA comes from the coding sequence ATGAGTAAAAATAAAAGTACAGAATTGTCCCAACGTCTATCAGAAATTATCGTTTACGGTATGCAAGAAAAGAAAGCAAACGAGATCGTTCGTTTGGATTTAAGAGATCTTCACAGTTCTGTTTCTGATTATTTTGTTATTTGTCATGCTGATTCCAACATTCAGGTCAATGCGATAGCAAAAAGTGTCGAAGACGAAGTTTACAAGACATTTGGTCAAGAACCCCAATATAAAGAAGGACAATCCAATGGTGAGTGGTTGATTTTGGATTTTGTGGATGTGGTTGTACATATCTTTAAGACCGAAAAAAGGGCGCATTATGGTATCGAAGAATTATGGGGAGATGCAGAGATTCAGCATTTCCAAAGCGCTTAA
- the ftsH gene encoding ATP-dependent zinc metalloprotease FtsH, with amino-acid sequence MKKIPSSKVSPKPPKFNFVWLMIAMFLGFFALQYVFGENPAKEVSYSDFETRMLNTGSVERLVAYKKNDLVEVEVYLKKGWKDNPSFKDAVKTSDPLPSLSGQEDKGPQYIFKDASPDVLEKKLAASQAELAPGTPKVQLTYDDRSNPWASWFITFMLPLLVLAAIWIFLMRRMGGGAGGGGGAIFNIGKSKAQLFDKEAQINITFNDVAGLEEAKQEVMEIVDFLKNPRKYTNLGGKIPKGALLVGPPGTGKTLLAKAVAGEAQVPFFSLSGSDFVEMFVGVGASRVRDLFKQAKEKAPCIIFIDEIDAIGRARGKNSMMGGNDERENTLNQLLVEMDGFGTDSGVIILAATNRIDVLDTALLRPGRFDRQISIDKPDLIGREQIFKVHLKPLKLSAEVDAKKLSAQTPGFAGAEIANVCNEAALIAARKNKPEIDMQDFQDAVDRVIGGLEKKNKIISPEEKRIVAYHEAGHAIAGWFLEHADPLVKVSIVPRGVAALGYAQYLPREQFLYTTEQLIDSLCMTMGGRVAEDITFGRISTGAQNDLERITQLSYAMIAIYGMNDKVGNVSFRDSSEASFQKPYSDKTAELIDAEVRNLISDVYARTKQLLLDKREGLIKIAEKLLEKEILFQSDLEEILGKRPFETKTTYEEFVNGADGGGVPQTDLPLDIHPDEARSSDGPISDNPFNNLN; translated from the coding sequence ATGAAAAAAATCCCGAGTAGTAAGGTAAGCCCGAAACCGCCGAAATTTAATTTTGTGTGGCTTATGATTGCCATGTTTTTAGGTTTTTTTGCCTTACAGTACGTTTTTGGAGAAAACCCAGCTAAGGAAGTTAGCTATAGCGATTTTGAGACACGCATGTTGAACACAGGCTCTGTAGAGCGCCTTGTCGCTTATAAGAAAAATGATCTTGTAGAGGTTGAGGTGTATCTGAAGAAGGGCTGGAAAGATAATCCTAGTTTTAAGGATGCTGTAAAGACCTCCGATCCTTTACCAAGTTTGTCTGGACAAGAGGACAAAGGACCACAATATATTTTTAAAGATGCTTCTCCCGATGTTTTGGAGAAAAAGTTAGCTGCTTCTCAAGCTGAGTTAGCGCCTGGTACACCGAAGGTACAATTAACGTATGATGATCGTTCTAATCCATGGGCGAGCTGGTTTATTACCTTTATGTTGCCATTATTGGTGTTGGCTGCAATCTGGATTTTCTTGATGCGCCGTATGGGCGGCGGTGCCGGCGGTGGTGGCGGTGCTATCTTCAATATCGGTAAGTCGAAAGCTCAATTATTTGATAAAGAAGCTCAGATTAATATCACATTTAACGACGTGGCGGGGCTTGAAGAGGCGAAGCAGGAAGTGATGGAAATTGTCGATTTCTTGAAAAATCCGCGTAAGTATACAAATCTTGGAGGTAAAATTCCAAAGGGAGCATTGCTTGTAGGGCCTCCAGGAACAGGTAAGACATTGTTAGCAAAAGCTGTCGCTGGTGAGGCTCAAGTGCCATTCTTTTCACTATCGGGATCCGATTTTGTGGAAATGTTTGTGGGTGTAGGTGCATCTCGTGTTCGTGATTTGTTTAAACAAGCTAAAGAGAAAGCGCCTTGTATCATTTTCATTGATGAGATTGACGCAATTGGCCGTGCGCGGGGCAAGAATTCAATGATGGGTGGAAATGACGAGCGTGAAAATACGTTGAATCAATTGTTGGTAGAGATGGATGGTTTTGGCACGGATTCGGGTGTTATTATTTTAGCAGCTACTAACCGTATCGACGTATTGGATACGGCATTGCTGCGTCCGGGACGTTTCGACCGTCAAATTTCTATTGATAAACCAGATTTGATCGGCCGTGAGCAAATTTTTAAAGTGCATCTTAAACCACTGAAATTGTCGGCTGAGGTTGATGCAAAAAAATTATCTGCACAGACTCCTGGTTTTGCAGGAGCAGAAATTGCCAATGTATGTAATGAGGCCGCACTTATTGCTGCCCGCAAAAATAAACCAGAAATTGATATGCAAGATTTTCAGGATGCAGTCGATCGCGTGATCGGTGGTCTTGAGAAAAAGAATAAAATTATCTCTCCGGAAGAGAAACGTATTGTTGCTTATCATGAAGCTGGGCATGCTATTGCTGGCTGGTTTTTGGAACATGCAGATCCATTGGTTAAAGTATCTATTGTGCCGCGCGGTGTGGCTGCTTTGGGATACGCGCAGTATCTTCCCCGAGAGCAGTTTTTATATACGACAGAGCAGCTTATCGATAGCTTATGTATGACCATGGGAGGGCGTGTAGCTGAAGATATTACTTTTGGAAGAATTTCAACTGGTGCTCAAAACGACTTGGAGCGTATTACGCAGCTTTCGTATGCAATGATCGCGATATACGGTATGAATGACAAAGTGGGAAATGTTTCTTTCAGAGACAGCTCGGAGGCATCGTTCCAGAAGCCATATTCTGACAAAACGGCAGAGTTGATTGATGCAGAGGTCCGTAACTTGATCAGTGATGTTTATGCACGTACTAAACAGTTATTGCTGGATAAACGTGAAGGACTGATCAAAATAGCGGAGAAGCTATTGGAAAAGGAAATCCTCTTTCAATCGGATTTGGAAGAGATACTGGGGAAGCGTCCATTTGAAACCAAGACTACTTACGAGGAGTTTGTGAATGGTGCAGATGGTGGTGGTGTACCACAAACTGATTTACCCTTAGATATTCATCCGGATGAAGCGCGATCCAGCGATGGTCCGATTTCAGACAATCCGTTCAATAATTTGAATTAA
- a CDS encoding LutC/YkgG family protein, with amino-acid sequence MNVKNATAKEVMLKRVRQALLQKNDNPHPNFKETALYHDEDELVDLVFVRELTAAGGKFLYCDGEIGLIENLISLTEVNSIKNIYAWEQGIQNLLSPYGFPFLKTEKDFELANASITSCEALIARNGSVMVSNANASGRRLSIYPPIHIVVAKASQLVWDLKDALAYMQKRYGQEIPTMISTITGPSRTADIEKRLVLGAHGPKELYVLLLEDRF; translated from the coding sequence ATGAACGTGAAGAACGCAACTGCGAAGGAGGTAATGTTAAAACGGGTACGTCAGGCATTACTACAAAAAAATGATAATCCCCATCCGAATTTTAAGGAAACTGCTCTTTACCATGATGAAGATGAGTTAGTGGATCTTGTTTTTGTGCGTGAATTGACCGCTGCGGGAGGCAAATTTCTATATTGTGATGGCGAGATTGGTCTGATTGAAAATTTGATTTCATTGACCGAAGTAAATAGCATAAAAAATATCTATGCTTGGGAACAAGGTATTCAAAATTTACTCAGTCCCTACGGTTTTCCCTTTTTGAAAACAGAGAAGGATTTTGAATTGGCAAATGCAAGTATCACCTCCTGTGAGGCTTTAATAGCTCGTAATGGAAGTGTTATGGTGAGTAATGCAAATGCTTCCGGACGGCGGTTGAGTATATATCCCCCCATTCATATTGTTGTTGCCAAGGCTTCGCAATTGGTCTGGGATTTGAAAGATGCTTTAGCTTATATGCAGAAGCGTTACGGTCAGGAGATTCCGACGATGATTTCTACCATTACAGGTCCGTCCAGAACGGCTGATATTGAGAAGAGGTTGGTTTTGGGAGCACATGGGCCAAAAGAACTTTATGTTTTACTTTTAGAGGATCGATTCTAG
- a CDS encoding rhomboid family intramembrane serine protease: MLLTYLTETPVASIIFFFTIAISVYTFSHEQLFGKLMLHPYSIARNRNVFTILTSGFVHKDWGHLLFNILTFYYFGFGLERILAAASPYGHILFAVIYVGSLILSDIPTIVQHKNNPGYYSLGASGAICAVLFSYILFDPKVTIGVMMIIPMPAYLFAFLFLGYCVWASKKGQDGINHDAHFFGALSGLILTIICFPWVIKHCLAQF; the protein is encoded by the coding sequence ATGCTATTAACTTATTTAACAGAAACGCCTGTTGCGAGTATTATCTTCTTTTTTACGATTGCCATTAGCGTCTATACTTTTTCACACGAACAACTTTTCGGCAAATTGATGTTGCATCCCTACAGTATTGCACGCAACCGCAATGTCTTTACGATCCTGACAAGTGGTTTTGTGCACAAGGATTGGGGACATCTGCTGTTTAATATACTTACCTTTTACTATTTTGGGTTTGGTTTAGAACGTATACTTGCTGCTGCAAGTCCCTATGGCCATATCTTATTTGCTGTTATTTATGTAGGCAGCTTGATACTGAGCGATATTCCAACCATCGTACAGCATAAAAATAATCCAGGTTACTATAGTTTGGGTGCTTCAGGTGCCATCTGTGCGGTGCTGTTTAGTTATATTCTTTTCGACCCTAAAGTGACCATTGGAGTAATGATGATTATTCCCATGCCAGCTTACTTATTTGCATTTCTGTTTTTAGGTTATTGTGTATGGGCATCCAAAAAGGGGCAGGACGGCATTAATCACGATGCCCATTTTTTTGGTGCGCTGTCTGGACTAATCCTGACGATCATCTGTTTTCCTTGGGTTATCAAACATTGTCTCGCACAGTTCTAA
- a CDS encoding YifB family Mg chelatase-like AAA ATPase, whose amino-acid sequence MLNKTYCSAVYGINACTITVEVIVSTGLHYYIVGLPDNAVKESLRRIESAINSCQLHMPRQKIVVNLAPADIRKEGSSYDLSIAIGILASSGQITNIRLEDYLILGELSLDGSIKPIRGVLPIALQARKEGFKGIILPKANAKEAAIVTEIDVIGVENLTQVVEFLNHTVTIEPTKVNIQTFFQDDTAIYDVDFSDVQGQENIKRALEIAASGGHNLILIGPPGAGKTMLAKRLPTILPPLNMTESLETTKIHSVSGNLKAKDSLVTARPFRSPHHTISDVAMVGGGSNPLPGEISLSHHGVLFLDELPEFKRSVLEVMRQPLESRQITISRAKLTVEYPASFMLIAAMNPCPCGYFNHPEKECICGTNTVQRYLSKISGPLLDRIDLHIEVTPVLFDELSTTRSIDDSRTVRRRVIQTREIQKERFKSFPDVHCNAQMSTRLTREICQIDEAGRKLLKTAIERLSLSARAYDRILKVARTIADMENSPTIDNHHIAEAIQYRNLDRETWNGKF is encoded by the coding sequence ATGCTAAATAAAACCTATTGCAGCGCCGTCTATGGGATAAATGCCTGCACTATTACCGTCGAGGTAATCGTATCTACTGGCCTCCATTATTATATCGTTGGCCTGCCTGACAATGCCGTTAAAGAAAGCTTAAGACGTATCGAAAGTGCCATTAATTCCTGTCAACTTCACATGCCACGCCAAAAGATCGTTGTCAACTTGGCACCCGCAGATATTCGTAAAGAAGGTTCAAGTTACGACCTATCAATTGCAATAGGCATATTAGCATCTTCCGGCCAAATCACAAATATCCGTCTGGAAGACTATCTTATTTTAGGCGAGCTATCATTAGACGGAAGTATTAAGCCCATACGTGGTGTTCTACCAATTGCATTACAGGCGCGCAAAGAAGGGTTTAAAGGAATAATATTACCTAAAGCCAATGCAAAAGAGGCAGCTATCGTCACTGAAATCGATGTTATTGGTGTAGAAAATCTGACCCAAGTAGTGGAATTTCTCAATCATACTGTAACAATCGAGCCTACAAAAGTTAACATACAAACATTTTTTCAGGATGATACGGCCATTTATGACGTCGATTTCTCTGATGTACAAGGACAGGAGAATATCAAACGAGCGCTGGAAATCGCAGCATCTGGTGGACATAACCTTATTTTAATAGGTCCACCAGGAGCAGGAAAAACCATGTTGGCAAAAAGACTACCAACGATCCTTCCCCCGCTCAATATGACCGAATCGCTGGAAACGACCAAAATACACTCTGTGTCTGGAAATCTAAAGGCGAAAGACTCCCTCGTCACTGCGCGGCCCTTTCGTTCTCCACATCATACAATATCCGATGTGGCCATGGTAGGGGGCGGCTCAAATCCATTGCCGGGAGAAATTTCTTTATCCCACCATGGCGTATTATTCCTTGACGAATTGCCAGAATTCAAACGGAGCGTCCTCGAAGTCATGCGTCAGCCACTTGAATCGCGTCAAATTACGATATCAAGAGCTAAACTTACCGTCGAGTACCCCGCAAGTTTTATGCTCATTGCTGCCATGAATCCCTGCCCCTGTGGTTATTTCAATCACCCCGAGAAAGAATGCATCTGCGGCACTAACACCGTCCAGCGCTATCTAAGCAAAATATCAGGACCACTTTTAGACCGTATAGACCTCCACATCGAAGTCACCCCCGTGCTATTTGATGAATTGAGTACAACACGTTCTATAGATGATAGCCGCACGGTACGCCGTCGGGTCATTCAGACACGCGAAATCCAGAAAGAACGTTTTAAATCCTTCCCAGACGTACATTGTAATGCACAAATGAGTACCCGATTAACGCGAGAAATATGCCAGATTGACGAAGCCGGAAGGAAATTGCTCAAAACTGCAATCGAGCGTCTCAGCCTATCCGCAAGAGCATACGATAGAATACTAAAGGTTGCCCGCACAATCGCTGATATGGAAAATAGCCCTACAATTGATAACCACCATATCGCTGAAGCAATCCAATACAGAAATTTAGATCGGGAAACATGGAACGGAAAATTTTAG
- a CDS encoding YtxH domain-containing protein: protein MNDTSKVALALLAGLAAGAALGVLFAPDKGSDTRDKINDSLSDLSDAIRERAEEQFDQLNDFKEKIVSTLKGKLNQAEEVLDDDIIEHA from the coding sequence ATGAATGACACAAGTAAAGTAGCTTTGGCGTTATTAGCCGGTCTTGCCGCGGGTGCAGCTTTGGGAGTTTTATTTGCTCCAGACAAAGGGTCGGATACAAGAGATAAAATTAATGATTCATTAAGCGATTTGAGTGATGCTATTCGGGAAAGAGCAGAGGAGCAATTTGATCAGTTGAATGATTTCAAAGAGAAGATTGTTTCTACGTTAAAAGGGAAGTTAAATCAGGCAGAAGAAGTGCTGGATGATGATATCATCGAACATGCATAG
- the fcl gene encoding GDP-L-fucose synthase, with protein MEKGAKIYIAGHRGMVGSAIHRKLIELGYSNIVTRTSQQLDLRNQQAVAEFFNEEKPDYVFLAAAKVGGIMANNTYRADFIYENMAIQNNVIKSSYDNKVKKLMFLGSSCIYPKMAPQPLKEDMLLTGTLEPTNEPYAIAKIAGIKMTEAFRDQYGCNYISVMPTNLYGINDNYHPQNSHVLPALIRRFHEAKINQIAEVIIWGTGSPLREFLFSDDLADACIFLMNHYNDKQFVNIGIGEDLSIKDLAELIKDVIGYTGNIAFDSSKPDGTPRKLMDVSKIHALGWKHKVDLREGIQLAYTDFLKKEATK; from the coding sequence GTGGAAAAAGGCGCTAAAATTTACATAGCAGGCCATCGAGGAATGGTCGGATCAGCAATACATCGCAAATTAATAGAACTTGGATACAGCAACATCGTGACCAGGACATCTCAACAATTAGATCTGCGCAATCAACAAGCAGTAGCTGAATTTTTCAACGAAGAAAAACCTGATTATGTTTTTCTCGCTGCCGCTAAGGTTGGTGGGATTATGGCGAACAATACCTATCGCGCAGATTTTATCTACGAGAATATGGCTATACAGAATAACGTCATCAAATCTTCCTACGATAATAAGGTTAAAAAGTTAATGTTCTTAGGATCCAGCTGTATCTATCCAAAGATGGCCCCCCAGCCTTTAAAAGAAGACATGTTGTTAACAGGCACCCTAGAGCCGACGAATGAGCCTTACGCAATCGCCAAAATTGCCGGTATAAAAATGACAGAAGCCTTCCGGGATCAATATGGCTGCAATTATATATCCGTAATGCCAACAAATCTTTACGGAATTAACGACAATTACCATCCGCAAAACTCACATGTATTACCGGCGTTGATTAGAAGATTCCATGAAGCTAAGATCAATCAGATCGCTGAAGTTATTATATGGGGAACAGGAAGCCCGTTACGGGAATTTCTATTTTCCGATGACTTGGCAGATGCCTGTATTTTTTTAATGAATCATTATAACGACAAGCAATTTGTCAATATCGGTATAGGTGAAGATCTAAGCATCAAAGATCTCGCAGAGTTGATTAAAGATGTAATTGGTTACACAGGTAATATCGCTTTCGACAGTTCCAAACCGGATGGCACACCACGTAAACTCATGGATGTATCAAAGATACATGCACTCGGATGGAAGCACAAAGTCGACCTTCGGGAGGGCATTCAACTCGCTTATACTGACTTTTTGAAAAAAGAAGCAACCAAATAG
- the trmB gene encoding tRNA (guanosine(46)-N7)-methyltransferase TrmB → MGKDKLRKFAEVATFENVIQLDAGKEYKGKWAEKQFGNNNPVVLELACGKGEYTVNLARLFPEKNFIGIDFKGNRIWRGAKTALEDGIRNVAFLRIQIETILEYFAENEVDEIWITFPDPQPQDSREKKRLTGPKFLERYKFIMKPDGMMNLKTDNDGFYAYTLEQIDLQKLKKYKETTDLYHSDLVDNVLSIKTYYEKKYLADDKNINYVKWSFEKS, encoded by the coding sequence ATGGGAAAGGACAAACTACGTAAATTTGCTGAAGTTGCTACTTTTGAAAATGTAATCCAACTTGACGCAGGCAAAGAATATAAAGGGAAATGGGCAGAGAAACAATTTGGAAATAATAATCCAGTTGTTTTGGAACTTGCTTGTGGCAAAGGAGAATATACTGTTAATCTTGCGCGACTGTTTCCGGAGAAAAATTTCATTGGTATTGATTTTAAGGGTAATCGTATTTGGCGTGGTGCTAAAACAGCTTTGGAGGATGGCATTCGGAATGTTGCTTTTCTTCGGATACAGATTGAAACAATCCTTGAATATTTTGCCGAAAATGAAGTTGATGAAATTTGGATTACCTTTCCGGATCCTCAGCCTCAGGATAGCAGAGAGAAAAAGCGGCTGACAGGCCCAAAGTTTTTGGAGCGTTATAAATTCATTATGAAACCTGATGGGATGATGAATCTGAAGACAGACAACGACGGCTTTTATGCGTATACGCTGGAGCAGATCGATTTACAGAAGCTAAAAAAATATAAAGAGACTACCGATCTTTACCATTCGGATTTAGTGGATAATGTTTTATCAATCAAAACTTACTATGAAAAAAAGTATTTAGCTGATGATAAGAATATAAATTATGTGAAATGGAGTTTCGAAAAAAGCTAA